From Maylandia zebra isolate NMK-2024a linkage group LG11, Mzebra_GT3a, whole genome shotgun sequence, one genomic window encodes:
- the LOC101474130 gene encoding tumor necrosis factor receptor superfamily member 11B, with protein MNMFIVPALVLLSGSLCGASVVDPVPTFDHRDPVTGEILKCPKCPPGTFMSAHCTATTPTQCQPCKNGHFTDLWNYLPRCLYCSNLCTGNLEVETECSPTTNRICRCKEGFYSADDFCIRHTECGPGYGVQTKGTQQTNTVCEKCPEGYFSSSSSVVDLCVKHQECSSGQSILLTGSAYSDTVCGTCESLANGGETLRTFLSGFFHAHRMRVGKIKKFVSKYILTSSKERCSLPKQREPLMDHIIDWLAKAPEEKLRKIPDMLTASDLNSMAEKLKKRLHEIKQQNPNCSLTIDEVNNAL; from the exons ATGAACATG TTTATCGTGCCAGCGCTGGTCCTGCTCTCGGGTTCACTCTGTGGTGCCTCAGTGGTGGATCCTGTTCCCACCTTTGACCACCGAGACCCGGTAACCGGAGAGATCCTCAAATGTCCCAAGTGTCCACCGGGCACGTTCATGTCTGCTCATTGCACTGCCACCACACCCACACAGTGTCAGCCGTGCAAAAATGGCCACTTCACCGATCTGTGGAACTACCTGCCCAGGTGTCTGTACTGCAGCAACCTTTGCACAGGTAACCTGGAGGTGGAAACAGAGTGCTCCCCGACAACCAACAGGATCTGTCGGTGCAAAGAAGGCTTTTACTCAGCTGATGACTTCTGTATCAGGCACACAGAGTGTGGCCCCGGATACGGGGTTCAAACTAAAG GTACACAGCAGACAAACACCGTTTGTGAAAAGTGTCCAGAGGGATATTTTTCCAGCTCATCTTCTGTGGTGGATTTGTGTGTAAAACATCAGGAGTGCTCCAGCGGGCAGAGCATACTCCTCACTGGCTCAGCCTATTCTGACACCGTGTGTGGCACCTGTGAGAGTCTTGCAAACGGAG GTGAGACTCTCAGGACATTCCTCTCAGGATTCTTCCATGCACACAGGATGCGTGTAGGAAAAATCAAGAAGTTTGTTTCCAA ATACATCCTTACCTCGTCGAAAGAGAGGTGCAGTCTCCCCAAACAGAGAGAGCCTCTCATGGATCACATCATAGACTGGCTGGCAAAGGCTCCGGAGGAAAAGCTGAGGAAGATTCCCGACATGCTAACAGCTTCAGATCTTAACTCCATGGCAGAAAAACTAAAGAAGAGACTCCATGAGATTAAGCAGCAGAACCCAAACTGCAGCTTAACAATAGATGAAGTAAACAATGCTCTCTAG
- the LOC101479942 gene encoding tumor necrosis factor receptor superfamily member 11B, whose protein sequence is MSSRIAKSKPAMKLMVLLTASLSWAFQQQAEQPTYQHRDPATSAFLTCNQCPPGTAVKRHCTADMPTECQPCPDRHFAENWHWGEKCQYCTSVCKERQLVKQQCNSTHDQLCECAPGFHLVIEFCIAHKACSPGYGVAALGTPVSDTVCELCPDGHFSPGGSSTKPCQPHTNCSELGLKTLRWGTSTADSQCGTPDKKATLECSHHHTLCQTDVTLCEEAVFQSLASLQLSSVPLERLLDSLPGKRVDRKSLERLKKTCSPQQQVLHLLRLWREQNKDQDKLYGFIQGVNHCERKVSRCSSLKNLTLDDLMKVTNSLPGVKVKEADVQAVVSSCLPRQYILQLLHLWKKANHNLDLPNALSHSLRVLRNQQAPRYLLKGLKKISRIIGTTSAQKMFQKMFVSMLQDGSCFKAHKPLNE, encoded by the exons CTTTTGACAGCTTCTCTCTCCTGGGCCTTTCAGCAGCAAGCTGAACAACCAACGTACCAGCACCGTGACCCCGCGACATCCGCGTTCCTCACGTGTAACCAGTGCCCACCTGGCACAGCGGTGAAACGACACTGCACTGCCGACATGCCCACAGAGTGCCAGCCCTGTCCTGACAGGCATTTCGCCGAGAACTGGCACTGGGGGGAGAAATGCCAGTACTGCACCTCG GTGTGTAAGGAGAGACAGCTAGTGAAGCAGCAGTGCAACAGCACTCATGATCAGCTGTGCGAATGTGCTCCAGGTTTCCACCTAGTGATAGAGTTCTGTATCGCACACAAGGCCTGTTCACCTGGATATGGAGTGGCAGCTTTAG GTACGCCAGTGAGTGACACAGTGTGTGAACTTTGCCCTGATGGTCATTTCTCCCCGGGTGGCTCCTCCACCAAGCCGTGCCAGCCTCACACGAACTGCTCAGAATTGGGCCTCAAGACACTGAGATGGGGCACGTCCACTGCAGACAGCCAGTGTGGCACTCCGGACAAGAAGGCAACGCTGGAGTGCTCTCATCATCACACTTTGTGCCAGACTG ATGTGACTCTTTGTGAAGAGGCGGTTTTCCAGTCGCTAGCCTCGCTGCAACTTTCCTCGGTGCCCCTGGAACGACTGTTGGACAGTCTTCCTGGGAAGAGGGTGGATCGCAAGAGCCTGGAGAGGCTGAAGAAGACCTGCTCTCCCCAGCAGCAGGTTCTCCACCTTCTGCGACTGTGGAGAGAGCAGAACAAAGACCAGGACAAGCTGTATGGCTTCATACAAG GTGTGAACCACTGTGAGAGGAAGGTCTCCCGCTGCAGCAGTCTAAAAAACCTGACGCTCGACGACCTCATGAAGGTAACGAACAGCTTGCCGGGAGTGAAAGTTAAGGAGGCGGATGTCCAGGCCGTGGTCTCTTCTTGCCTCCCCAGGCAGTACATTCTGCAGCTTCTTCACCTCTGGAAAAAAGCAAACCACAACCTGGACCTACCAAATGCTCTGTCTCACAGTCTCAGGGTCCTGCGCAACCAACAGGCACCACGTTATCTGCTCAAAGGCCTGAAGAAGATCAGCCGCATCATTGGAACCACCTCGGCACAAAAGATGTTTCAGAAGATGTTTGTCAGTATGCTTCAGGATGGATCGTGTTTTAAAGCCCATAAGCCATTAAATGAATAA